One Aegilops tauschii subsp. strangulata cultivar AL8/78 chromosome 7, Aet v6.0, whole genome shotgun sequence genomic window carries:
- the LOC109780282 gene encoding uncharacterized protein, with product MEGESEPAAAAAVFSAVLDDDDLLGEILARVAFPTSFVRAALVCKRWLRLASAPAFLRRFGDLHPPSLLGFYVVTRAHASAEKQSPQFVPVPQPPELAAVARRASFNLDSLRGDWLRSEWFDLDCRNGLVHVFHGHGHPEVMVRSPLCPATYTAVLPPVPSTSIHDGFTYYYHDILANGGGQSYFCLALGSKEQQPVWDVYVLQGDTWAIYSSVVPEIQEIALALNSLISHDKMYNLALVSGTFMLVLLDLPSSSLSLVSLPEEVEYKSTGMSLANDDSGVHLIHVKGSHLRIWLYDMTDKKGLADWLLVDTICLREICVHQMISTRMFDDVGDPSLMVREVGVDSGFLFLEADGVLYLFDIKRKELKKVYEVTQEDRYLYGVTPFMMVWPPKFPVMKEGCDPKE from the coding sequence ATGGAAGGGGAGAGCGAGCCGGCGGCGGCCGCAGCGGTCTTCTCGGCAGTGCTCGACGATGACGATCTCCTGGGCGAGATCCTCGCCCGCGTCGCCTTCCCCACAAGCTTCGTCCGCGCCGCGCTCGTCTGCAAGCGCTGGCTCCGCCTCGCCTCCGCGCCCGCCTTCCTCCGTCGCTTCGGCGACCTCCACCCGCCCAGCCTTCTCGGCTTCTACGTCGTCACCAGGGCCCATGCATCCGCCGAGAAGCAATCCCCGCAGTTCGTGCCGGTGCCTCAGCCGCCTGAGCTCGCCGCCGTTGCCCGCCGCGCTAGCTTCAATTTGGACTCCTTGCGCGGCGACTGGTTGCGCAGCGAGTGGTTCGACCTAGACTGCCGGAACGGCCTCGTCCACGTCTTCCATGGGCACGGGCACCCCGAAGTAATGGTGCGCAGCCCCTTGTGCCCTGCAACATACACGGCCGTCCTCCCACCAGTTCCCAGCACCAGCATCCATGACGGCTTCACATACTACTACCATGATATCCTCGCCAATGGCGGCGGCCAGTCCTACTTCTGTTTGGCGCTAGGGTCTAAAGAGCAGCAGCCAGTTTGGGATGTCTATGTGTTGCAGGGCGATACCTGGGCCATCTACTCCTCGGTTGTACCTGAAATCCAAGAAATTGCGCTGGCATTGAATAGTTTGATTTCTCATGACAAGATGTATAATCTGGCCCTTGTGAGCGGCACTTTCATGCTAGTCTTGCTGGATCTCCCGTCGTCATCTTTGTCGCTGGTTAGCCTCCCGGAAGAGGTGGAGTATAAGAGCACCGGCATGTCGCTTGCAAATGATGATTCTGGAGTCCATCTGATCCATGTAAAAGGATCCCATCTTCGCATCTGGCTTTACGACATGACGGATAAGAAAGGCCTCGCCGACTGGTTACTTGTAGATACCATTTGCTTGCGTGAGATATGTGTCCATCAAATGATATCAACTAGAATGTTTGACGATGTGGGTGATCCTTCTCTTATGGTACGTGAAGTTGGGGTCGATTCAGGGTTTCTTTTCTTGGAGGCGGATGGTGTCCTCTACCTGTTTGATATCAAACGTAAGGAGTTAAAGAAGGTTTATGAGGTCACACAAGAGGATAGATACTTGTATGGAGTCACACCCTTTATGATGGTTTGGCCTCCTAAATTCCCTGTGATGAAGGAAGGGTGTGATCCAAAAGAATGA
- the LOC109780283 gene encoding uncharacterized protein — MSIRRLGASDFRGVRERRSGAFSSEIWFRKKRLILGTFDTAEEAARAHDAAVWRLLRPRRDMNFPDVSSQRAQDLAPLPRLFTDEDRRDIVDERQFYKQRRLERDARRTERAAYREDKRSRKQAAQLKLKLRETSGWDFEDEQHADAYIQTSEEDITESVSESDE, encoded by the exons ATGTCGATCCGCCGGCTGGGCGCTTCGGATTTTCGCGGAGTCCGCGAGCGccgctccggcgccttctcctcCGAGATCTGGTTTCGCAAGAAACGTCTCATCCTCGGCACCTTCGACACCGCAGAGGAGGCGGCCCGCGCGCacgacgcggcggtgtggcgcctccTGAGGCCTCGTCGGGATATGAATTTCCCCGACGTGTCGAGCCAGCGGGCGCAGGATCTGGCGCCTCTCCCGCGGCTtttcaccgacgaggatcgtcgt gacatcgtCGATGAGCGCCAGTTCTACAAGCAAAGGAGGTTGGAGAGGGACGCGAGGAGgacggagcgagccgcctatcgggAGGACAAGCGTTCGCGGAAGCAGGCCGCTCAATTGAAACTAAAGCTACGAGAAACGTCGGGTTGGGACTTTGAAGACGAGCAGCATGCTGACGCCTACattcagacgtcggaggaggacattaccGAGTCGGTGTCAGAAAGCGACGAGTAG
- the LOC109780286 gene encoding D-3-phosphoglycerate dehydrogenase 1, chloroplastic, with protein MALATPLRHLLAAQPEPATGAAPSLQAQPARASPHHRRLLLRSIRHVAAPSVCPASARVAARAAGGGRPTVLVTEKLGAAGLELLRAFANVDCAYELTAEELRAKVSLVDALVVRSATRVTREVFEAARGRLRVVGRAGVGIDNVDLQAATEAGCLVVNAPTANTVAAAEHAVALLAAMARNVAQADASLKAGKWQRSKYVGVSLVGKTIAIMGFGKVGSEVARRAKGLGMDVIAHDPYAPVDRARAIGVDLVSFDDAISTADFISLHMPLTPSTTKIFNDETFAKMTKGVRLINVARGGVVDEEALLRALDNGTVAQAALDVFFEEPPPKDSKLVHHENVTVTPHLGASTTEAQEGVALEIAEAVIGALKGELAATAVNAPMVSAEVLAELSPYVVLAEKLGRLAVQLVAGGSGIKAVKIVYSSARDPDDLDTRILRGMVTKGIVEPISSAFVNIVNADYVAKQRGLRIIEEQILLDGSPEAPINSIQVQLANVESKFAGALSDDGDIRVEGKVKDGTPHLTLVGPFSVDVSLEGNLLLCRQVDQPGIIGKVGLILGTMNLNVNFMSVGRIAPGKQAIMAIGIDEEPDKEALKLIGETPSVQEFVFLKL; from the exons ATGGCATTGGCCACGCCGCTCCGCCACCTCCTCGCCGCGCAGCCCGAGCCCGCCACCGGTGCGGCGCCGTCCCTGCAGGCGCAGCCAGCGCGCGCCTCCCCGCACCACCGCCGTCTCCTTCTCCGCTCCATCAGGCACGTCGCGGCGCCCTCAGTGTGTCCGGCATCCGCCAGGgtcgcggcgagggcggcgggcggGGGGCGGCCGACGGTGCTGGTGACGGAGAAGCTGGGCGCGGCGGGGCTGGAGCTGCTGCGGGCGTTCGCGAACGTGGACTGCGCGTACGAGCTGACGGCGGAGGAGCTGCGCGCCAAGGTGTCGCTGGTGGACGCGCTGGTGGTGCGCAGCGCCACGCGGGTGACCCGGGAGGTCTTCGAGGCCGCGCGCGGGCGGCTCCGCGTCGTGGGCCGCGCCGGCGTCGGCATCGACAACGTGGACCTCCAGGCCGCCACCGAGGCCGGCTGCCTCGTCGTCAACGCGCCCACCGCCaacaccgtcgccgccgccgagcACGCCGTCGCGCTCCTCGCCGCCATGGCTCGCAATGTCGCCCAGGCCGACGCCTCGCTCAAGGCCG GCAAATGGCAGCGTAGCAAATATGTTGGAGTTTCCCTGGTTGGAAAGACAATAGCTATTATGGGCTTTGGGAAGGTCGGTTCAGAAGTTGCTCGACGCGCGAAAGGACTTGGAATGGATGTCATTGCTCATGACCCGTATGCTCCCGTTGACAGAGCCCGGGCTATCGGTGTAGATCTTGTATCGTTCGATGATGCCATCTCTACTGCAGACTTCATATCACTGCATATGCCTCTGACACCGTCAACAACAAAAATTTTCAACGATGAGACTTTTGCAAAAATGACGAAAGGAGTCAGGCTTATCAATGTTGCGAGGGGTGGAGTGGTCGATGAAGAAGCATTGCTGAGAGCACTTGATAATGGGACTGTTGCACAG GCAGCACTCGACGTATTCTTTGAAGAGCCACCGCCGAAAGACAGCAAGTTAGTACACCATGAAAATGTCACGGTGACGCCGCACCTTGGAGCTAGCACAACAGAAGCACAG GAAGGCGTTGCCCTTGAAATTGCAGAGGCTGTTATCGGTGCGTTGAAAGGCGAACTGGCTGCCACTGCTGTCAATGCCCCAATGGTCTCTGCTGAG GTTTTAGCCGAGTTATCCCCATATGTCGTCCTTGCTGAGAAGTTGGGACGTCTCGCCGTGCAACTCGTCGCTGGTGGCAGTGGGATCAAGGCAGTCAAGATTGTCTACTCATCGGCCAGAGACCCGGATGACTTGGACACAAGAATTCTCCGCGGCATGGTCACAAAAGGCATCGTCGAACCCATTTCGAGCGCATTTGTCAACATTGTCAATGCCGACTACGTTGCCAAGCAACGAGGGCTCCGCATAATCGAGGAGCAGATCCTCCTCGACGGCTCCCCCGAGGCCCCTATAAACTCCATCCAGGTCCAGCTTGCCAATGTGGAGTCCAAGTTCGCCGGCGCGTTGTCTGACGACGGCGACATCAGGGTGGAGGGGAAGGTTAAGGATGGCACGCCGCATCTCACGCTCGTCGGCCCTTTCAGCGTCGACGTCAGCCTTGAGGGCAACCTGTTGCTGTGCCGGCAAGTCGACCAGCCGGGCATCATCGGCAAGGTGGGATTGATTCTCGGGACGATGAACCTGAATGTCAACTTTATGAGCGTTGGCAGGATTGCTCCGGGGAAGCAGGCCATCATGGCCATTGGGATTGATGAGGAGCCTGACAAGGAAGCTCTCAAGTTGATCGGGGAGACGCCGTCGGTTCAGGAGTTTGTCTTTCTTAAGCTTTAG
- the LOC109780287 gene encoding F-box protein AFR: MSFSSACKQQVLGAGGEEAREEEGAMELIPGLPEEVAEKCLLHLPFLYHRLFRTVSSNWNRFLTDAPGAAAKGSAPPAATATVSLSLPFLFAFAFDPVSRRLQCQALDPFSRRWLLLPPVPCGAAAGSFAVVGLPARGEIYVIGGVEEGGDKAVSSVAVYSAATNRWGQVAGMRTARGYMAAGEVGGRVVVAGEDGEAEVFDPESARWSPAAPRGGAAVARYDAAAAGGKLYVTEGWAWPFERAPRGAVYDAAADAWSDMARGMREGWTGSCAVSGGRMYIVAEYGEWRLKRYDEPRDEWRMVAGGGVPQEVRRPHVVAGQLEEVGCGRRRIYVVGAGLDVAVGTVSAVQSGAAEEERVEWEVVKGPEEFVGLAPCNAQVLYA; encoded by the coding sequence ATGAGCTTCTCGTCGGCGTGCAAGCAGCAGGTGCTgggcgccggcggcgaggaggcgagggaggaggagggggcgatGGAGCTCATCCCCGGCCTGCCGGAGGAGGTGGCCGAGAAGTGCCTCCTCCACCTCCCCTTCCTCTACCACCGCCTGTTCCGCACCGTCTCCTCCAACTGGAACCGGTTCCTCACCGACGCGCCGGGGGCCGCCGCCAAGGGCTCGGCTccgccggcggcgacggcgaccgtGTCCCTCTCACTGCCGTTCCTCTTCGCCTTCGCCTTCGACCCCGTCTCGCGCCGCCTCCAGTGCCAGGCGCTCGACCCCTTCTCCCGCCGCTGGCTGCTGCTGCCCCCGGTCCCCTGCGGCGCCGCGGCCGGCTCGTTCGCGGTGGTGGGCCTCCCCGCACGCGGCGAGATCTACGTAATCGGCGGCGTGGAGGAGGGCGGCGACAAGGCCGTGAGCAGCGTGGCCGTGTACAGCGCGGCGACCAACCGGTGGGGGCAGGTGGCCGGCATGAGGACGGCGAGGGGGTACATGGCGGCCGGCGAGGTGGGCGGGCGCGTGGTGGTGGCCGGCGAGGACGGCGAGGCGGAGGTGTTCGACCCGGAGTCGGCGCGGTGGTCGCCCGCAGCTCCCCGGGGCGGCGCGGCCGTGGCGAggtacgacgcggcggcggcgggcgggaaGCTGTACGTGACGGAGGGGTGGGCGTGGCCGTTCGAGCGCGCGCCGCGGGGCGCGGTGTACGACGCGGCGGCGGACGCGTGGTCGGACATGGCCCGCGGGATGCGGGAGGGGTGGACGGGCTCCTGCGCCGTGTCCGGCGGCCGGATGTACATCGTGGCCGAGTACGGCGAGTGGCGGCTGAAGCGGTACGACGAGCCGCGCGACGAGTGGCGGATGGTGGCCGGCGGCGGGGTGCCGCAGGAGGTGCGGCGGCCGCACGTCGTCGCGGGCCAGCTGGAGGAGGTCGGCTGCGGCAGGCGCAGGATCTACGTGGTCGGCGCGGGCCTCGACGTCGCCGTCGGCACCGTGTCCGCCGTCCAgagcggcgcggcggaggaggagcgggtGGAGTGGGAGGTCGTGAAGGGGCCCGAGGAGTTCGTCGGGCTCGCGCCCTGCAACGCGCAGGTCCTCTACGCCTGA